The DNA sequence CGGCCATGGCCGCCGGGCCGATGAACCGCTCGTGTCGGGAGATCTTGCGCAGCGGCTGTCGGCCGACGCGCTGCACGGTGTCGACGAGCGACGGGTTGCGGAAGCGCTCCAGGATCTTCGCGCGATAGTCCGCCAGCTCCGCGGGGTCGAGGCCGTGCTCGGCCACCAGGACAGCCGAGGTCTCCTCGAGAGCAGCCGACACGCGCGCGGCGATATCGGGATCGTCGAGCGCGTCCGAGATCCGCTCGATGCCGGCGCGGGCTCCGAAATACGCGGTGGCCGCGTGGCCCGTGTTCACGGTGAAGAGCTTGCGCTCGATGTAGGGCGCCAGATCGTCGACGAAGTGCGCTCCGGGGATGCTCGGCAGGTTCCCGCCGAAAGCGCCGGCCTCGATGGCCCACTCGTAGTACGGCTCGACCGTGACGTCGACGCCACCGTCTGCGGGTTGGCCCGGCACGATGCGGTCCACCGCAGTGTTGGCGAACACCGCACGGGAGAGCAGCTCGGCGGCATCCGCGCCCGCCGCCTTCTCAACCTCCGCCCGCAGGGTGTCCGTCGCCCCGATGGCGTTCTCGCAGGCCATGACCTGCAGGGGCGCGGCGTCGGGGGAGCGGCGGGCGAGCCCTGCCACGATCGTCGGCGCGACGAAGCGCAGCACCGTGGGCCCGACCGCGGTGGTGACGACGTCGGCCGTCGCGACCTCGTCGGTCACGCCCTCGGGGTCGTTCTTGCTGTTGACGGCGCGGAAGCCGGTCACCACGTGGTCGGTGCCCCCGGGGCCCGCCTCGTGCACCGTGTACGAGTCGACGGCGTTGATCGCGTCGACCAGCGCATCGGCGACGTCGGAGAAGACGACCTCGTACCCGCCCTCATTGAGCAGCAGGCCGACGAATCCACGGCCGATGTTCCCTGCGCCGAAGTGGACGGCCTTCATCGGACGGTCGCCCATCACTCGTTGACGGCCGAGAGCAGCGCGAACAGCTCGTCGGGGGTCTGCGCGGCGTTCAGCTTCGCGACGTCGTCCTCGTCGGAGAAGAGGATCGCGATCTGCGAGAGGATCTCCAGGTGCTCGTCACCCTTGCCGGCGATGCCGATGACGAACGTCGCCTGCTCCCCGGCCCAGTCGACGCCGCCGTCGTAACGGACGACCGACAGCGCGGAGCCGAGGATCGCATCCTTGGCGTCGTTGGTGCCGTGGGGGATGGCGAGCCCGTTGCCCATGTACGTCGACACCGTCTCCTCGCGCTGCCGCATGGCGTCTGCGTACGCGGGCGTGACGGCTCCCGCGGTGACGAGGATGTCGGTCGCCTCCTGCAGCGCGGCCTCCTGAGTGCTGGAGCCGGAGTGGATGCGGACCTGGCCGAGGGTGAGAACGCTCATGGTGATTCCTTTCCGAGGATTCTGCGGAGATGGGGGCGGGGCGGATGCCGTGGCACCCGCCCCGCCCGGTCTGTCATTCGCCGGATTCGCGCTGCTCGCGCACCATCTCGACGACTTCTTCATACTGCGGCGCGTTCATGAAGTTGTCCACGGACACGTGCACGGAGTTCGGCGACTGCGCCTTCGCACGGTCGGTGAGCTGCTGCTGCGTGATCACGAGGTCGGCCGTGCCGTCGAGGTTGGCGATCGCCTGGTTGGTGACCGTGACGCCCTCGATGCCCGCCTTCTTGAACTTGTTGCGCAGCACGCTCGCGCCCATCGCCGACGAACCCATGCCCGCGTCGCACGCGAACACCACGTTCTGGATCGGGGTCGTCGCGACGGCCGTAGCCGTGCCCGTTCCTGCGGCGGCTCCGGCTGCGGCGGAGGATGCGCGCAGCGAGTCCATCGCGGCGGAGGACTTGCCCTTGTTCGCCTCGGTCTGCGCGATGGCCGCGCCGAAGGAGTCACCTTCGGCGGCCAGGTCGCGCTTGCGAGACGCACGCAGGATCACGGCGGTGATGAAGAACGTGACCGCGGCGGCGATGAGCACCGAGAGGTAGACGACCAGGACGTTGCCGACCCCGCCGCCGAGCGCCGCCGCGGTCACGGCGATGATGCTGCCGGGAGCTGCCGGGAAACCGAGTCCGCCACCGAGCACCATGTTCGTGGTGACGCCCGCCGCACCACCCGCGATGAGCGCGAGGATCGTGGTGGGCTTGCTGAGCGCGTACGGGAAGTAGATCTCGTGGATACCACCGAAGAACTGGATGATCGCGGCTCCGGGGGCGGAGGCCTTGGCCGCGCCGACACCGAAGAACGTGAACGCGAGGAGAAGGCCGAGGCCAGGTCCGGGGTTCGCTTCGATGAGGAACAGAATCGACTTCCCGGTGTCCGCAGCCTGCTCGATGCCGAGCGGCGTGAACACGCCGTGGTTGATGGCGTTGTTGAGGAAGAGCACCTTGGCCGGCTCGACGATGATCGAGACCACGGGCAGGAGGTTCAGCGAGACGAGCCAGTCGACGGCTGCACCGAGCACCGCACTGACACCGAGCATCACGGGACCGAAGGCGAAGAACCCGACGATCGCCAGGATCATGCCGAGGATGCCGGCGGAGAAGTTGTTCACGAGCATCTCGAAGCCGGGGCGAATCTTGCCGTCCCACAGCTTGTCCATCTGCTTGGTGATCCACGCGGCGATCGGGCCCATGATCATGGCCCCGAGGAACATCGGGATGTTGGTGCCCACGATGACACCCATGGTCGCGATGGTCGCCACGACGCCGCCGCGCTCGCCGTAGACCATGCGGCCGGCGGTGTTGGCGATCAACAGGGGAAGGAGATACGTGACCATGGGGCCGACGAGGCCCACGTAGGCGAAGAAGTTCCCGCCGTCGCCCTCGGCGATCGCGGTCATGGCGCCGTTCCAGCCGATCGCGGCCGAGTCACCTCCGCCGCCGATGATCTCGGCCACCGGAGCCCAGTGCCACGCGGAACCGAAGGGGCTGTCGGCGCCGAAGAATCCGGCGGGGATGAACAGCATTGTGATGAAGCCCCACGCGATGAACGCCGCGATGTTGGGCATGATCATTCCGGACAGGAACGTGCCGAAGCGCTGCACGCCTGTTCGGAGACCGCCTGATCTGGTGGCGGCCGGTGACGTCGTCGTCATGATGTCGTCTCTTTCTGGTGAGGGAGGGTAGCTGTGGCTTCGACCACCGCGTGGCGCGCACCGGCGGCGTCGTCGGCCGCCAGTGCCCGTTCGGCGAGGCTCCGCGCCTCGTCGAGGGTTCGTTGGGACAGGGTGTGGCGCACGTCCGCCAGGGCGGACGGGGCCATCGACAGGCTCGTCGCGCCGAGGCCGACGAGCACGACGGCGAGCAGCGGGTCTGCTGCCGCCTCGCCGCAGATGCCGACGGGCTTGCCGAGGCGAGCGCCCGCGTCACCGACCTCCCTGACCAGGCGCAGCACGGCGGGGTGCCACGGGTCCTGGAAACCGGCGACCGAACCGAGGAGGCGGTCGGCGGCCATCGTGTACTGCGTGAGGTCGTTGGTGCCGATGGAGGCGAAGTCGGCGTGTGCGAGCACGCGGTCGGCGAGGAGAGCGCTGGACGGCACCTCGACCATGACGCCGGCCGTCTTGAGCCCGTACTCGCGCGCGAGACCGGTGAAGTAGGCGGTCTCCTCGACGGTGGCGACCATCGGGGCCATGACCCACAGCTCGGCCTCGGTCTCGGCATCCGCCTCCGCGAGCGCAGTGAGCTGCTCGCGGAGGATGTCCTCGCTCGCGCGGAGCGCGCGGAGCCCGCGCAGTCCGAGAGCCGGGTTCTCCTCGTGCGCGTCGTTGAGGAACGCGAGGGGCTTGTCGGCGCCGGCGTCGAGCATGCGCACGACGACCTTCTTGCCGGGGAACGCGGCCAGCAGCTCGCGATACGCCTCGCGTTGCTGCGCGACCGTCGGCGCCTGCGACGACGACAGGAACAGGAATTCGGTGCGGAACAGCCCGACGCCCTCGGCCCCGCGTTCGACGGCATCGGCTGCGTCTGCAGGCTTTCCCAGGTTCGCCAGCAGCGGGATCAGCGTGCCGTCGGCGAGGGCGCCGGGAGTCAGGGGTGCGGCGTCCGCCGAGCGGCGGGCCGCGGCGCGCTGTTCGGCGCGCTCCTTCTCGTCGTCTGACGGGTCGACCGTGACGATGCCGGCCGCTGCGTCGACGATGACCGGCTGGCCGGTCGAGAGATCGGATGCCGCGGCCGCGCCGACGATCGCGACGATGCCCTTCTCGCGGGCGAGGATCGCGGTGTGCGAGGTGGGACCGCCGTCGAACGTGACGAGGGCGAGCACCTGATCGAGGTTCAACAACGCCGTGTCGGCCGGCGCGAGG is a window from the Microbacterium sp. LWO14-1.2 genome containing:
- a CDS encoding PTS sugar transporter subunit IIA, which gives rise to MSVLTLGQVRIHSGSSTQEAALQEATDILVTAGAVTPAYADAMRQREETVSTYMGNGLAIPHGTNDAKDAILGSALSVVRYDGGVDWAGEQATFVIGIAGKGDEHLEILSQIAILFSDEDDVAKLNAAQTPDELFALLSAVNE
- a CDS encoding PTS mannitol transporter subunit IICB, with amino-acid sequence MTTTSPAATRSGGLRTGVQRFGTFLSGMIMPNIAAFIAWGFITMLFIPAGFFGADSPFGSAWHWAPVAEIIGGGGDSAAIGWNGAMTAIAEGDGGNFFAYVGLVGPMVTYLLPLLIANTAGRMVYGERGGVVATIATMGVIVGTNIPMFLGAMIMGPIAAWITKQMDKLWDGKIRPGFEMLVNNFSAGILGMILAIVGFFAFGPVMLGVSAVLGAAVDWLVSLNLLPVVSIIVEPAKVLFLNNAINHGVFTPLGIEQAADTGKSILFLIEANPGPGLGLLLAFTFFGVGAAKASAPGAAIIQFFGGIHEIYFPYALSKPTTILALIAGGAAGVTTNMVLGGGLGFPAAPGSIIAVTAAALGGGVGNVLVVYLSVLIAAAVTFFITAVILRASRKRDLAAEGDSFGAAIAQTEANKGKSSAAMDSLRASSAAAGAAAGTGTATAVATTPIQNVVFACDAGMGSSAMGASVLRNKFKKAGIEGVTVTNQAIANLDGTADLVITQQQLTDRAKAQSPNSVHVSVDNFMNAPQYEEVVEMVREQRESGE
- a CDS encoding mannitol-1-phosphate 5-dehydrogenase — its product is MKAVHFGAGNIGRGFVGLLLNEGGYEVVFSDVADALVDAINAVDSYTVHEAGPGGTDHVVTGFRAVNSKNDPEGVTDEVATADVVTTAVGPTVLRFVAPTIVAGLARRSPDAAPLQVMACENAIGATDTLRAEVEKAAGADAAELLSRAVFANTAVDRIVPGQPADGGVDVTVEPYYEWAIEAGAFGGNLPSIPGAHFVDDLAPYIERKLFTVNTGHAATAYFGARAGIERISDALDDPDIAARVSAALEETSAVLVAEHGLDPAELADYRAKILERFRNPSLVDTVQRVGRQPLRKISRHERFIGPAAMAAERGLPTIALVGAVTAALEFEEPEDEQAVELQTLLRTEDAESFTTRTTGLDPEHPLFPAVRDAVASRQTALRAS
- the ptsP gene encoding phosphoenolpyruvate--protein phosphotransferase → MTELRGVGIGLGVAQGPVVRMTEALPAPDSTPSTQGADAERTRVREAIAAVAAELNARGETAGGSAQEVLEAQAMIAEDPTLQDEVDARIDDGATAEWAVHDAFAGFRATLEAVGGYLGERAADLDDIAQRVLARLRGVDAPGVPDPGHPFVLVARDLAPADTALLNLDQVLALVTFDGGPTSHTAILAREKGIVAIVGAAAASDLSTGQPVIVDAAAGIVTVDPSDDEKERAEQRAAARRSADAAPLTPGALADGTLIPLLANLGKPADAADAVERGAEGVGLFRTEFLFLSSSQAPTVAQQREAYRELLAAFPGKKVVVRMLDAGADKPLAFLNDAHEENPALGLRGLRALRASEDILREQLTALAEADAETEAELWVMAPMVATVEETAYFTGLAREYGLKTAGVMVEVPSSALLADRVLAHADFASIGTNDLTQYTMAADRLLGSVAGFQDPWHPAVLRLVREVGDAGARLGKPVGICGEAAADPLLAVVLVGLGATSLSMAPSALADVRHTLSQRTLDEARSLAERALAADDAAGARHAVVEATATLPHQKETTS